tgcattaatatataattctatATGTTCCCCaattttaacatatttCAGTTTTAGTCATCgatacaatattatatatattagaaaaataacgttaattttatataccaGGTTGTTTATAAGTATTATAGCAAAATATagcattaaattttatttatatatttattttttaactgttttaaaatataatttatttataactcaaaattataatgtttaaaaattaataatgattaatctaatattataccttcataataaataatataaaactatttctataattttaatttaaaaccttaccataaaattatactatatataatcgAAAGTTAAAAGGATACTATGCCTATATCTatattgtaattttttattaatatgtatatttttattgtattatttaaaacgATTGATGCACAAAACATCTTTTATAGATATCGTTGTGTTGTCGAACCTCGATTGATGTTTTATgaatctatattttatgactACCTATTCTATATTGgtaatatgtttaattaaTCTTAAAAACACATTTTAACCTGaatgtatttataatgtAGATGAATACtcaaaatgaattttattataattaataccCAACTTcatacataataataatattgtacTGTTCGATTATCAAAAtacaatttaaattaaaacaaataataagttttactaaataaaatgtttcatcaaataaagacatatattatgatatgCATAATTCAATATAACTATGTATTAACAAGttttatgtaataaataattatgatacagataatatgaattcatatatagtcaatatatatatattaatatattcaatatCCTGTTTTAATCATATTAAATCAATATTACActttatggaaaaaatgttatgCAACTCATTTCGTATTAATGGATATGCTCCTTTGGGTGGTACATATTTGGACttaattttgaaattaAACATACGAgtatagtatatatatatttaatcacCATTTATagacaaataaatatgatcaaattataaacaaattaataaaaatataactcTAACTCAAAGAATAGATTCCATAGAGTAAAACTATAACCCACACTGCAGGATCATGATCCAAAATACGAGTTCTCCAAAACGCAACTCTAAACCTAAATCTGAACCATTAATATAgcttataattttattaataagtGTGCTTAAATtagtttatttaaaataattacaaaTACTAGCTAAAAATGAGTAAATTCGAAATCCattaatacataatatatatgtatggaaataaaaacatgaaTTTTTGGAAAACAGTAATCACAGACgaattaattatatgacatgattatatatcaaattaaaatatataataatataacaagcaattaaattatatttaattattatataaaatgtaaaaaatataacttttatgccataaaatattaagtatattatttctagTCATTTAAACATGTATAATAaagcataataataaaaagtggttattttaatatttttttaatttagaGGAAGATTCAATAAGTCtacaaaagaaaaaaaacatggaAAATCCAGACGGTATGAGTAGTATAAATAAGCTAAAAACCCCTGTTATTGGTGCCGAAACACCAACTGCTACAAATATCAAATACGACAGGATGACTTTGattaattgttttttaatttttttattcaatttTGATTTCATATGACAATTACTTGAtgcaattttattatttttattattttccaatTGTTTAAAGTTTTCATGTTCTGATACAGAACTATTTccatctttttttattatttttttattctctATTGGTTGTATTGCTAATTCATCATTCCTTTTATTATCAAGCTCTTTTTTTACTTCTTCTAATTCTTTTCGAAgttcattaatttttttttttgtcttactatctacattttttaaatcaagTGATGTGCTACTTCCTTTATGCTTCTTTATATGTGAATCTATAATATTTCGAAGGTGTGCTATTTCTTTGTTACCTTCAACACAATCACCAAGTTGACTTGCAAGACTCAAAGTTGATTGataaaaatcatataaatCAAATTGGTTATCTGAATCTGCTAATGTCCTATTATTTCTAAAGTTTATTACATTCCTTTCAAGGTATATCCCTCTATCGTTTACAAAGTATAATTCCTGCaaagaaatgaaatattaacacatatataaccatttttaattgttgGTTTAACTTAAGTGTTTTTCCAATACATGAGACAATAATATAAGGTTAATGTGAAACAAATAGATACAAAAActataatgaaatattattaataataaaataatatgtaaCTTACATTTTGGGCATATTCAAAAGAACAAATAACAATTGAAAAAAGAACGCATTTTAAAATACTGACTCTCATTTTTacctttatttattaaataaatgagCTAATATATGTAGTTTGAGATAATGTTGATAACTTGATATTTATTCccaaaatattaatgttTACTATAGTTTTTTGTt
This DNA window, taken from Plasmodium berghei ANKA genome assembly, chromosome: 13, encodes the following:
- a CDS encoding fam-b protein; translated protein: MRVSILKCVLFSIVICSFEYAQNELYFVNDRGIYLERNVINFRNNRTLADSDNQFDLYDFYQSTLSLASQLGDCVEGNKEIAHLRNIIDSHIKKHKGSSTSLDLKNVDSKTKKKINELRKELEEVKKELDNKRNDELAIQPIENKKIIKKDGNSSVSEHENFKQLENNKNNKIASSNCHMKSKLNKKIKKQLIKVILSYLIFVAVGVSAPITGVFSLFILLIPSGFSMFFFFCRLIESSSKLKKY